In Candidatus Epulonipiscium sp., a genomic segment contains:
- the hisD gene encoding histidinol dehydrogenase, which produces MIQVIDNQNYDGGEFIDTLLGRSQLNFKDVQDTVDEIIENVKMKKNAAVLEYTQKFDKASLSSRTMRVTKEEIELAYRQLDPNLIGIIERAAERIRIFHEKQKRNSWISPDEKGVILGQMTIPMESVGVYVPGGTAAYPSSVLMNVIPAKVAGVKNIIMVTPPQKDGSVNPGVLVAAKIAEVTEIYKVGGAQAVAALAFGTETIPKVDKIVGPGNIYVTLAKKTVFGHVSIDSIAGPSEILVLADDSANPVFVAADLLSQAEHDELASAILVTTSAELAYAVKDELAQQTALLSRKEIIEKSLKNFGAIIIVNNIQEAIEISNQIAPEHLEICMRESLTLLPKIKNAGAIFLGNYSPEPLGDYMAGPNHVLPTSGTAKFFSPLNVDDFTKKSSIIYFPEEALEELSNDIITFAEAEKLTAHANSVRVRFKND; this is translated from the coding sequence ATGATACAGGTTATTGATAATCAAAATTATGATGGTGGAGAGTTTATTGATACTCTACTAGGAAGATCGCAACTTAATTTTAAAGATGTGCAGGATACAGTGGACGAAATAATTGAAAATGTAAAAATGAAAAAAAATGCAGCAGTTCTAGAATATACCCAAAAGTTTGATAAGGCTTCCCTAAGTAGTAGGACTATGAGGGTTACAAAAGAAGAAATTGAATTGGCTTATAGGCAACTAGATCCTAACCTAATTGGTATTATAGAAAGGGCAGCGGAAAGAATTCGTATATTCCACGAAAAGCAGAAAAGGAACAGCTGGATTAGTCCAGACGAAAAAGGGGTTATTCTAGGGCAAATGACAATACCCATGGAAAGCGTAGGGGTATATGTTCCAGGAGGAACGGCAGCGTATCCTTCTTCCGTGCTTATGAATGTAATACCTGCTAAGGTAGCAGGGGTTAAAAATATTATTATGGTGACGCCCCCACAAAAAGATGGCAGTGTAAATCCTGGGGTGTTGGTGGCTGCTAAAATAGCAGAGGTCACCGAAATATATAAAGTAGGTGGAGCCCAAGCAGTAGCGGCCCTAGCTTTTGGAACGGAGACAATTCCTAAGGTGGATAAGATAGTAGGCCCAGGAAACATATATGTTACTCTAGCTAAAAAGACTGTTTTTGGCCATGTAAGTATTGATTCCATAGCGGGACCGAGTGAAATACTTGTATTGGCCGATGATAGTGCAAACCCTGTATTTGTAGCTGCGGATTTATTATCTCAGGCAGAACACGATGAACTTGCCTCAGCTATCCTGGTAACTACCAGTGCAGAGTTAGCTTATGCCGTAAAGGATGAATTAGCTCAACAAACAGCATTACTTTCCAGAAAAGAAATAATAGAAAAATCCTTAAAAAATTTTGGAGCCATTATTATTGTAAATAATATCCAAGAGGCCATAGAAATAAGTAATCAAATTGCTCCGGAACATCTAGAAATTTGCATGAGAGAATCTCTTACCCTACTTCCCAAAATAAAGAATGCAGGAGCTATATTTCTAGGAAATTATTCTCCAGAGCCTCTCGGAGATTATATGGCAGGGCCCAACCATGTTCTTCCAACCAGTGGAACAGCTAAGTTTTTTTCTCCACTTAATGTAGATGATTTTACGAAAAAATCCAGCATTATATATTTTCCCGAGGAAGCGCTAGAAGAATTAAGTAACGATATAATAACATTTGCAGAAGCTGAAAAATTAACAGCCCATGCCAATTCTGTGAGGGTGAGATTTAAAAATGATTAA
- a CDS encoding ATP phosphoribosyltransferase — protein MRYLTFALAKGRLAVKTMELFEMIGFKCDEMKEKSRKLVFTNEELKLKFFLAKASDVPTYVEYGAADIGVVGKDTLLEEKRNLYEVLNLGFGKCRMAVAGPREMKNKLDKGQDLRVATKYPNIASDYFYHKKQQTVEIIKLNGSVELAPIVGLSEVIVDIVETGGTLKENGLVVLEEICPISARMVVNRVSMKMEYNRITDLIEKVKKILADE, from the coding sequence GTGAGATATTTAACATTTGCCTTAGCAAAAGGACGATTAGCAGTCAAAACTATGGAATTATTTGAGATGATAGGATTCAAATGCGATGAAATGAAAGAAAAATCCAGGAAGCTAGTTTTTACCAATGAAGAATTGAAACTAAAATTTTTTCTTGCTAAGGCTTCAGATGTACCCACATATGTAGAGTATGGGGCTGCAGATATTGGGGTAGTAGGGAAGGATACGCTATTAGAAGAAAAACGAAACCTATATGAAGTCCTCAACTTGGGTTTTGGGAAATGTCGGATGGCAGTGGCAGGTCCCCGAGAAATGAAAAATAAATTAGATAAAGGTCAAGACCTTAGGGTGGCTACCAAATATCCTAATATAGCAAGCGATTATTTTTACCATAAAAAGCAGCAAACTGTAGAAATCATAAAGCTTAATGGTTCTGTAGAATTGGCTCCCATTGTGGGACTGTCAGAAGTTATAGTAGATATAGTAGAGACAGGGGGCACCCTAAAGGAGAATGGCTTAGTGGTACTCGAAGAAATTTGTCCGATATCTGCAAGAATGGTTGTGAATCGTGTAAGTATGAAAATGGAATATAATAGGATTACAGATTTAATTGAGAAGGTTAAAAAAATCTTGGCGGATGAATAG
- the hisZ gene encoding ATP phosphoribosyltransferase regulatory subunit produces the protein MKDYKLHTPEGVRDLLPEECAKKIEIERRIESVFHRYGFYNMQSPMFEYYDVFSDENDSIQQKHMYKFFDREGMILALRPDMTPPIARIAATTLKEEEKPIRLCYLGNAFRYNESYQGKTREFSQAGVELLGINSDEADAELIALAINSLSTSGLKEFQIDLGQVEFFKGIIQEAGLNEEEAEQLRQLIESKDFIGVEELIEQFELDSNLKRLFLDLPKLCGSIDVIEKTKDLTDNPRAKKALEKLENVYSILCDYGVEKYVSFDLGMVNRINYYTGIIFRGYTYGTGFSILDGGRYDGLVGEFGKDCPAVGFGIMIDQLINAINRQKIEIPVWKVDTLLVYTPKGRKQALMTSDNLRSQGMYIENSLINGDIEKNKKYALSKNIGGILYFMDEENVELMNLITNETVKTTVEELLKRADEGESR, from the coding sequence ATGAAGGATTACAAACTCCACACCCCAGAAGGGGTAAGGGATTTGCTTCCGGAAGAATGTGCAAAAAAGATTGAAATAGAAAGAAGAATTGAATCCGTTTTTCATAGGTATGGATTTTATAATATGCAGTCTCCTATGTTTGAATACTATGATGTATTTTCAGATGAAAATGATAGTATTCAGCAAAAACATATGTATAAGTTTTTTGATAGGGAAGGAATGATTCTTGCACTTAGGCCAGATATGACACCACCTATTGCTAGAATAGCGGCAACTACCTTAAAAGAAGAGGAAAAACCCATACGGCTTTGTTATTTAGGAAATGCTTTTCGTTATAATGAAAGTTATCAGGGTAAAACAAGGGAATTTTCCCAAGCGGGTGTAGAACTTTTAGGAATTAACTCTGACGAAGCCGATGCAGAGTTAATAGCTTTAGCTATTAATAGTTTAAGCACTTCCGGGCTTAAGGAATTTCAAATCGATTTAGGTCAAGTAGAATTTTTTAAAGGCATAATTCAAGAAGCAGGATTAAACGAAGAAGAGGCTGAACAATTAAGACAATTAATTGAAAGTAAAGATTTTATTGGAGTAGAAGAATTAATAGAACAGTTTGAGTTGGATTCTAATCTAAAAAGATTATTTTTAGATTTACCTAAATTATGTGGTTCAATTGATGTTATCGAAAAGACAAAGGATTTAACAGATAACCCTAGGGCAAAAAAGGCATTGGAAAAACTAGAAAATGTCTATTCAATTTTATGCGACTATGGGGTAGAAAAATATGTTTCCTTTGATCTTGGAATGGTAAATCGAATTAATTATTATACGGGGATTATATTTAGAGGATATACTTATGGAACAGGTTTTTCTATTTTAGATGGAGGGCGGTATGATGGATTAGTGGGGGAGTTTGGTAAGGATTGCCCTGCAGTGGGGTTTGGAATTATGATAGATCAGCTTATTAATGCAATAAACAGACAAAAGATAGAAATTCCCGTCTGGAAAGTAGATACCTTACTAGTTTATACCCCTAAGGGAAGAAAACAAGCTTTAATGACAAGTGATAATCTAAGAAGCCAGGGGATGTATATCGAAAACAGTTTAATAAATGGGGATATAGAAAAAAACAAAAAGTATGCTCTGTCTAAAAACATAGGTGGTATTTTATATTTCATGGATGAAGAAAATGTAGAACTTATGAATTTGATTACGAATGAAACAGTGAAGACTACCGTAGAGGAATTGCTCAAAAGAGCTGATGAGGGGGAAAGTCGGTGA